In Deltaproteobacteria bacterium, a genomic segment contains:
- a CDS encoding tyrosine-type recombinase/integrase — MSSKNDRKLTKRTIDALAAIGREAIFWDRDLAGFGVRVYASGRKVFVVQTRGPRGPIRVTLGRHGQLLADHARKQAAQVIDRIKRGLEPFPAPVEPELTVAGLAERYMQGHVAVNCRKRTQASYRHIIQRHILPELGELPITEVDRSQVAQFHYRLRETPQTANTAVNVLSRMFSMAETWELAPPGRNPCRAVRRYKEVRRERFLSPEEYRKLGRVLKEAEGTGSVRPSAAAALRLLILTGCRKNEILQLRWDDVDRAARELRLSDTKTGPRSVPLTPAVEAVLNGIPRKGDNPWVIAGKKAGTHMVDVDTVWVRLRAKAELEDVRIHDLRHSWASRALALGESLSMIGKLMGHVRAATTARYAHLARDTEKAAAAKVGGSLGADIFGPDADAA; from the coding sequence ATGTCGTCGAAGAATGATCGGAAACTCACCAAACGTACTATCGACGCCCTGGCGGCAATCGGCAGGGAGGCCATCTTTTGGGATCGGGACCTGGCCGGGTTCGGCGTCAGGGTCTACGCCAGCGGCCGCAAGGTCTTCGTGGTCCAGACACGCGGCCCGCGGGGTCCAATACGCGTCACCCTCGGACGCCACGGTCAACTGTTGGCAGACCACGCCCGCAAGCAGGCCGCCCAAGTGATCGACCGCATCAAGCGGGGTCTGGAGCCGTTTCCAGCGCCGGTGGAGCCGGAACTTACGGTAGCGGGTCTGGCGGAGCGCTACATGCAGGGCCATGTGGCGGTCAACTGCCGGAAGAGGACGCAAGCAAGCTACCGCCACATCATCCAGCGCCACATTCTGCCCGAACTCGGTGAACTGCCCATAACCGAGGTGGACCGGTCGCAGGTCGCCCAGTTTCACTACCGGCTACGCGAGACGCCGCAGACGGCGAACACGGCGGTCAACGTCCTGTCGCGGATGTTTTCAATGGCCGAGACGTGGGAGTTGGCGCCTCCGGGCCGGAACCCATGTCGGGCGGTGCGCCGGTACAAGGAAGTCAGGCGGGAGCGGTTCCTCTCGCCGGAGGAGTACCGGAAACTTGGCCGGGTGCTGAAGGAGGCGGAGGGTACCGGCTCGGTGCGACCCTCGGCGGCCGCGGCGCTCCGCCTGCTGATACTGACCGGATGCCGGAAGAACGAGATCCTGCAACTCCGGTGGGACGACGTGGACCGGGCGGCGCGCGAGTTGAGGCTGAGCGACACGAAGACGGGACCGCGGAGCGTTCCGCTGACGCCGGCGGTCGAGGCGGTGCTCAACGGGATTCCCCGGAAAGGGGACAATCCCTGGGTGATCGCGGGCAAGAAGGCCGGCACCCATATGGTCGACGTGGACACGGTGTGGGTGCGCCTTCGCGCGAAGGCCGAACTGGAGGACGTGCGCATCCACGACCTTCGGCACAGCTGGGCGAGCCGTGCGCTGGCGCTCGGGGAGAGTCTGAGCATGATCGGAAAGCTCATGGGTCACGTGAGAGCGGCCACGACCGCGCGTTACGCACATCTGGCGCGCGACACCGAGAAGGCGGCGGCAGCGAAGGTCGGCGGCAGCCTCGGCGCCGACATCTTCGGGCCGGACGCGGACGCCGCTTGA
- a CDS encoding CRISPR-associated protein Cse1, with product MFLVQLGALALWKAGRTELSGDSSVWAGLLRGLTPDHPGDEPWRMVVEDRTQPAFLQPPARDNLRWWPVETPDELDVLITARNHDLKRTVARSAEIDDWLFALVSLQTTAGYDGNRTYGIARMNGGSSSRPMLALAPAGSAKSHGPNPSEWWSRDVRRLLADRDGSPRGKETALLWCVDWPDGEQLSPHELDPWFIEVCRRVRLVDNAGGLSAIRASSIAARVDAKAYHGNVGDPWAPVHAASGKSLTLSAGDFGYKRLAEIMFGGEWHVPLLATPAPDDAANDMVLVAEALARGNCRTDGFKSRAVAVPYGVVRLLRSAAAAEVSKVQMEEIAAFDRALRDAVALFAARGTWEGVRPARYAVAAPARRRFDRVADTLFFPHLWRRLGAGNDGEPEAIERAGHDFRKALFDAARTELADSLRNVPCSTIQRPRAEARAWTAFHGRVRRRFPRIYEKMDDGSARIRRSG from the coding sequence ATGTTTCTGGTTCAGCTCGGAGCCTTGGCGCTGTGGAAGGCGGGACGGACGGAGTTGTCCGGGGACTCTTCGGTGTGGGCCGGGCTGCTCCGCGGCTTGACCCCGGACCACCCCGGCGATGAGCCTTGGCGCATGGTTGTGGAAGACCGGACGCAGCCCGCTTTTCTCCAGCCGCCTGCCCGTGACAACCTGCGGTGGTGGCCGGTGGAGACTCCGGACGAGCTCGATGTGCTCATCACCGCGCGAAACCATGACCTCAAGCGGACCGTAGCCCGCTCTGCGGAGATTGACGACTGGCTGTTCGCCTTGGTTTCGCTGCAGACGACCGCCGGTTACGACGGGAACCGAACCTACGGAATCGCCCGGATGAACGGAGGCTCCTCCAGCCGGCCGATGTTGGCGCTGGCGCCTGCCGGCAGCGCCAAGAGTCACGGGCCGAATCCGAGCGAGTGGTGGTCCCGTGACGTCCGGCGTCTTCTGGCGGACCGCGACGGCAGTCCCCGGGGCAAGGAGACGGCGCTCCTCTGGTGTGTGGACTGGCCCGACGGGGAGCAGCTGAGTCCGCACGAGCTCGACCCCTGGTTCATCGAAGTCTGCCGGCGAGTGAGGCTCGTCGACAACGCAGGCGGCCTATCGGCGATCCGGGCGAGCTCCATCGCGGCGCGCGTCGATGCAAAGGCGTACCATGGCAACGTCGGGGATCCCTGGGCGCCGGTACATGCGGCGAGCGGGAAGAGCCTGACGCTGAGCGCCGGCGACTTCGGATACAAGAGGCTCGCGGAGATCATGTTCGGAGGCGAGTGGCACGTGCCGCTTCTGGCGACGCCCGCGCCGGACGACGCCGCAAACGACATGGTGCTCGTGGCCGAGGCGTTGGCCCGCGGGAATTGCAGGACGGACGGTTTCAAGAGCCGCGCGGTGGCGGTCCCGTATGGCGTGGTTCGGCTTCTTCGGTCCGCAGCCGCCGCGGAAGTCTCGAAGGTGCAAATGGAGGAGATCGCGGCGTTCGACCGGGCCTTGCGGGACGCCGTGGCTCTATTCGCGGCGCGAGGGACCTGGGAAGGCGTGAGACCCGCGAGGTATGCGGTTGCGGCGCCGGCGAGACGCCGATTCGACCGCGTGGCCGACACGTTGTTCTTTCCCCACCTTTGGCGGCGGCTCGGGGCCGGGAACGACGGCGAACCGGAGGCCATCGAGAGAGCGGGGCACGATTTCCGGAAGGCGCTCTTCGACGCGGCGCGTACCGAACTCGCCGATTCTCTGCGGAACGTGCCGTGTTCGACGATACAACGGCCGAGGGCCGAAGCGCGGGCGTGGACCGCCTTTCACGGACGGGTCCGGAGGCGCTTTCCGCGGATCTACGAGAAGATGGACGACGGCAGTGCCAGGATTCGAAGGTCCGGTTGA
- a CDS encoding transposase, with the protein MAQRGSAGAAEGVVDYAAPQITGREEPFHSEIRETLKGRTQALEDLAVELLARGLSVRDIEDAFRDESGRSLLSQTAVSEIGERLWADYQEFASRDLSEYGIVYLFVDGIAERIRPGQKREPMLAAAHRLRNLVAKTPEDLWPEFKARVSAAYQAPSRAIARELAAGVVADYQTELPTATACFMDDFEACIAHPECPSPIAVPSVPPTCWSACLSRNAGSDLERRQMRAVREELDHEYQAHNGLNPTASADAAPIQLSSTSRT; encoded by the coding sequence ATGGCGCAACGGGGTTCGGCCGGGGCGGCGGAAGGGGTGGTGGACTACGCGGCGCCGCAGATCACGGGGCGGGAGGAGCCTTTCCACTCGGAGATCCGGGAGACCCTGAAGGGGCGCACCCAGGCGTTGGAGGACCTGGCCGTGGAACTTCTGGCGCGGGGTCTTTCGGTGCGCGACATCGAAGACGCCTTCAGAGACGAGAGCGGGCGGTCGTTGCTGTCGCAGACAGCGGTCTCGGAGATCGGTGAGCGGCTATGGGCAGACTACCAGGAGTTCGCCAGCCGCGATCTCTCGGAGTACGGCATCGTCTATCTGTTCGTCGACGGCATAGCCGAGCGCATCCGCCCCGGGCAGAAGCGCGAGCCGATGCTGGCGGCCGCTCACCGCTTGAGGAATCTCGTGGCCAAGACGCCCGAGGATCTGTGGCCGGAGTTCAAGGCCCGGGTCTCAGCCGCCTACCAAGCCCCCTCCCGTGCCATCGCACGCGAACTCGCCGCGGGTGTGGTCGCTGACTACCAGACCGAACTGCCCACCGCCACCGCCTGTTTCATGGATGACTTCGAGGCCTGCATCGCACACCCAGAATGCCCATCACCCATCGCCGTGCCATCCGTACCACCAACCTGCTGGAGCGCCTGTTTGTCGAGGAACGCCGGCTCTGATCTCGAACGCCGCCAGATGCGCGCCGTCAGAGAAGAACTCGATCATGAATACCAAGCCCACAACGGCCTCAACCCAACCGCCTCGGCCGATGCTGCCCCCATCCAATTATCCAGCACTTCTCGGACTTGA
- a CDS encoding type I-E CRISPR-associated protein Cse2/CasB, which translates to MLQRLPPRRLAELRRMETPAAAPLFWLLAARYPRTIGQRPDEWAAVIRILAMLTGRGGPAHRGFLHSAEHRWGEVLCDGGDRTWPYSAGFRPVISEQRLAHLIAARGEQRRGLLERIARVIARTRRHGVNVVDVARTLLDPGSDVGRFLAGPYYRRLDVAVRKREAGHEGEEE; encoded by the coding sequence ATGCTCCAGAGGCTCCCGCCTCGCAGGCTGGCCGAACTGCGCCGCATGGAGACGCCGGCCGCGGCTCCGCTCTTCTGGCTGCTGGCGGCGCGCTACCCCCGCACCATAGGCCAAAGACCTGATGAATGGGCCGCCGTCATTCGCATTCTCGCCATGCTGACCGGACGAGGCGGACCGGCGCACCGGGGGTTTCTGCACAGCGCCGAGCACCGGTGGGGAGAAGTCCTTTGCGACGGCGGCGACCGGACATGGCCCTATTCGGCGGGCTTCCGTCCCGTGATCAGCGAGCAACGGCTGGCACACCTGATTGCGGCGCGGGGGGAGCAGAGGAGGGGTCTCCTGGAGCGCATCGCCCGCGTGATCGCCCGTACGCGCCGACACGGGGTGAACGTGGTCGACGTTGCACGGACGCTGCTGGATCCCGGCAGCGACGTTGGACGATTCCTGGCCGGACCATACTACCGCAGGCTGGACGTGGCCGTGCGCAAGCGCGAAGCCGGGCATGAAGGAGAGGAGGAATGA